GGCCGACCTGGCCGAGGCCGCAGCCGGCGCCGGTGCGGGCCTGTTCGAGATCGGCATCCCCTATTCCGATCCGCTCGCCGACGGGCCAACGGTCCAGCGCGCGGGCCAGCGCTCGCTGCGCGGCGGGATGACGACGACCCGGGCGCTCGACGTGATCCGCGAGATCCGCTCGCGGGTGGACGTCCCGATCGTGCCGATGACCTATGCGGCGCCCGTGATGGCCTACGGCGAGCGCCGGTTCTGCGCCGACGCGGCCGCCGCGGGCGCGTCCGGTCTGATCGTGCCGGACGTCCCCGCCGACGAGGCCGGCGAGATCGCCGCGGGCTGCCGCGAGCACGGGCTCGACCTCGTCCCGCTGCTCGCGCCGACCTCGGCCGACGACCGCATCGAGCTGGCCTGCTCGCTGGCGAGCGGGTTCATCTACCTCGTGTCGGTCGCCGGGGTGACCGGCACCCGCGACCGCCTCTCCGTCGGCGTCACCGGGCTCGCGCAGCGGGTCCGGGCGCACACCGACCTGCCGCTGCTGGTCGGCTTCGGGATCTCGGCGCCGGAGCACGCGACCGCGGCACTCGCCGCTGGCGCCGACGGCGTCGTGATCGGGTCGAAGGCGATCGAGGTCTCGGAGTCCGGCGGACCGGCCGCCCTGGCCGAGTTCGTCGCCTCGATGACGGCCGCGGTCGCGGCGCCGAGCGCGCAGTAGCCTTCCGCGTAGCGCTCGACAACAGGGAGGGATCGGATGAACGACAAGCCGCACTGGCGGGTCGCGCACGTCGACGACATGGAGCGGCGCGGCAGAGACATCCCGGTGCGCGAGCACCTGGGGATCCACGCGTTCGGCGTCAACGCGTTCACGCCCAGGGAGGACGGCACGCTGGTCAACGACCACGACGAGGCCGGGTCGGGCCAGGAGGAGCTGTACGTCGTGCTCGACGGCAACGTCACGTTCGAGATCGACGGCGAGGCGGTCGCCGCGCGGCCGGGAACGCTCGTGTTCGTCGGACCGGAGGCGCGGCGGAAGGCCACGGGTGACGGAACCCTGCTCGTGGTCGGCGCCGCGCCCGGCGAGGCGTATAGCGGCGTGGACTGGGGTGAGGCGTGGCCGTACCACAACGAGTCGATGACGGCGTACAGCGAAGGGCGGTATGCCGACGCGCTCGAAGCGCTCCGCGGCGCGCTCGAGCACCTGCCGGACCACGCGGGCCTGAACTACAACTACGCCTGCTTCGCCACGCTCGCCGGCGACACCAGCGACGACACGTTCGCCCACCTGCGGCGGTCCGTCGAGCTGCGCCCGCGATTCCGCGACGACGCACGCCGGGACGACGACTTCGCCGCAGTGCGTGACGATCCGCGGTTCGAGCAGGCTCTGCGCTGACGCGTTAGAACCGGCCAATCGCACATCGCTACGCTTGGCGCATGCACATCCTCGTCGTCGAAGACGACCGGCCTCTGGCCCGGATCCTGCGCAAATCGATCGAGTCGAGCGGTCACACCGTGGACATCGTCGGCGACGGCGACGAGGCGCTGCGGGTCGCGCGCACCCGCGCGCACGACGCGCTCGTCCTCGACCTCCAGCTGCCCCGCCTGTCCGGCATCGAGGTCTGCCGCCGGCTGCGCGACGACGGGAACGCCGTGCCGATCATCATGCTGACGGCGCGCGGGACGGTCGCCGACCGCATCGAGGGACTCGACGTCGGCGCCGACGACTACCTGCCGAAGCCGTTTTCGCTGGCCGAGCTGCAGGCCCGGCTGCGCGCGCTCCACCGCCGCGGCAAGGTCGAGCCGGAGCTGCTGCGCTCGGGCTCGCTCGAGCTCGACACCACCGCGCGCGAGCTGCGCGTGAACGGGACGTCGGTCGAGCTGACCGGCACCGAGCTGGCGCTGCTGGAGTACCTGATGCGCAACCCCGGCGTCGTGCTCTCCCGCGACCAGCTGCGCGAGCAGGTGTGGGGCGACGGCTTCGAGCCCGCCTCGAACGTCGTCGACATCTACGTGCACTACGTCCGCCGGAAGCTGAAACGGGCGGGCGCCGACCACGACCCGATCCGGACGGTCCGCGGGCTCGGGTACAGCTTCCGCCGCGCGGACTGAGACTCCCTCCACCACATGTTCAAAAGCACGCGGATCCGGCTGACGGCCTGGTACGTCGGGGCGCTGGCGCTGTTCCTGCTCGCGCTGTGCCTGGCGGTCTTCCAGCTCGAGGAGCGGCAGCTGCGCACCAACGTCGACCACGGGCTGCGGGTGACGGCGACCCGCGTGCAATTGAAGGTGCACCGCGAGGGTGTGGCCGCCGCCCTCGACGCCGACTACGGCACCTCGTACACGGTCGGGTGGAGCGACGGGAGCAGCGGCGCACCCGCCGGCAACAGCAACGGCGCGCCGCCCCCGAACCGCACCTCGGCGCTGGCGGCGATTCACCACGGCACCGACCTGCGGACGATCGAGCGCAACGGCGTCACCACGCGCATCTACTCCCTCGACCTGCCGCGCGCGAACCTCGTGGTGCAGGTGGCCCGATCGCTCGAGCCGGAGGAGGACGCGCTCCACGGCCTCCTGCGCAACATGCTGCTCGGCGTCGCGGTCTGCATCGCGGTCGCGGCTGTCGGCGGATGGTTCGTGGCGGGGAAGTCGCTCGCTCCCGTCGCCGCCGCGTTCGAGCGCCAGCGGACGTTCGTCGCCGACGCCTCGCACGAGCTGCGGACGCCGCTGGCGGTGATCCGGGCGAATGCCGAGTTCCTGCAGCAGGAGCAGCCCGACAGCGAGGAGGCGGCCGAGATCCTGGCCGAGACCGACCGGCTGACCTCGCTGGTCGAAGCGATGCTCG
Above is a window of Gaiellales bacterium DNA encoding:
- the trpA gene encoding tryptophan synthase subunit alpha; this encodes MKLSPPVISIYLMADTDTADLAEAAAGAGAGLFEIGIPYSDPLADGPTVQRAGQRSLRGGMTTTRALDVIREIRSRVDVPIVPMTYAAPVMAYGERRFCADAAAAGASGLIVPDVPADEAGEIAAGCREHGLDLVPLLAPTSADDRIELACSLASGFIYLVSVAGVTGTRDRLSVGVTGLAQRVRAHTDLPLLVGFGISAPEHATAALAAGADGVVIGSKAIEVSESGGPAALAEFVASMTAAVAAPSAQ
- a CDS encoding ATP-binding protein, whose protein sequence is MFKSTRIRLTAWYVGALALFLLALCLAVFQLEERQLRTNVDHGLRVTATRVQLKVHREGVAAALDADYGTSYTVGWSDGSSGAPAGNSNGAPPPNRTSALAAIHHGTDLRTIERNGVTTRIYSLDLPRANLVVQVARSLEPEEDALHGLLRNMLLGVAVCIAVAAVGGWFVAGKSLAPVAAAFERQRTFVADASHELRTPLAVIRANAEFLQQEQPDSEEAAEILAETDRLTSLVEAMLALARGQGGASAESRIDLGELVTSSAQALRPLAGERKVALDVSVTDGMEVRGNADQLHQLVVILVDNALRYTPEGGRVTVDARRVDGSAVVAVSDTGIGIDPDALEHVFERFYRADEARTRAFGGSGLGLSIAEQLVTGHGGRIAAESTPGRGSTFTVSLPLGPG
- a CDS encoding response regulator transcription factor, which produces MHILVVEDDRPLARILRKSIESSGHTVDIVGDGDEALRVARTRAHDALVLDLQLPRLSGIEVCRRLRDDGNAVPIIMLTARGTVADRIEGLDVGADDYLPKPFSLAELQARLRALHRRGKVEPELLRSGSLELDTTARELRVNGTSVELTGTELALLEYLMRNPGVVLSRDQLREQVWGDGFEPASNVVDIYVHYVRRKLKRAGADHDPIRTVRGLGYSFRRAD